Proteins encoded by one window of Dokdonella sp.:
- a CDS encoding VIT domain-containing protein: MSLPSILSVRVRALLLTLLFVASVPLHAVSIVAPPPPRVELRDGGEPVALRDLDVRAEIVGGLARTRVEMVFVNPNARVLEGELVFPLLDGQAVDGFALDIDGVLRDAVPVEKARGKQVFEDTIRRRVDPALLETAGGNVFRLRVYPLPAKGTRRVVVWISEALEGRDGQWSYRYPLAQANKLASFALEIDVANAAQKPVLTRADGLDGALKLAAVGTRYRATVRRNDFVARGWVELAVPDGGADTPAPALVERWNGARYLYADLPLALPRLARRPASRVGLVWDSSASARQRDHAAEFSLLDAYFREMRNGEVALVRVRDVVEDGGRYTIRDGDWQALKRALQETVYDGATNLAAWKIDATLDEILVFTDGHANYGTGVLPAGLDQAKARIIPVNASASSDRAVLRRLARDGVVVDLTRGLEAASGALLTTTATILAIEAAGDADIVADAEAWSRGRLRLHGRITGEPPRELRVRVREAIRGERVVNIPLAAAVEAEPGSVPFAARLWARQRIERLEGERGLHRATIRRLGLEFGLVTRETSLIVLDTVADYARHGIEPPAPLRGEYLALREREQVRERKDRDAHLDTIAAQYADKLAWWNRDFQKTKPPLQKVAGEAYRQSHAVLAEAAPMAAGAPPPPPSPPPSAAPARDEQRLESVQVTGSRMRRADVAAAAPGQPAPVEATIALKKWTPDAPYIARLREADAKALYATYLDERVDWQDSSAFYLDVADLLFERKLDALALRVLSNLAELELENRQVLRILGYRLLQADQAALAVPLFEEVRELAPFEPQSFRDLGLAYAAAGTTQKAADALYEVAARPWDPRFAEVGLIALTELNALIATKAGIDTARYDARLLRNLPVDLRVVLSWDADNSDMDLWVTDPHGERAFYGHRLTHQGGRMSADLTAGYGPEEFMLKRAIPGTYRVEVNYYGNRQQVVSGTVSLRLAFFTGFGRPGQQEQSVILRLRDQRETVLVGEFEVK, from the coding sequence ATGAGCCTGCCTTCGATCCTTTCCGTGCGGGTGCGTGCGTTGTTGTTGACGCTCCTCTTCGTAGCCTCCGTGCCGCTGCATGCCGTATCGATCGTCGCGCCACCGCCGCCGCGGGTCGAGCTGCGCGACGGGGGTGAGCCGGTCGCGCTGCGTGACCTCGACGTGCGCGCCGAAATCGTCGGCGGACTCGCGCGCACGCGCGTCGAGATGGTGTTCGTCAATCCGAACGCGCGCGTGCTCGAAGGCGAACTCGTGTTCCCGCTGCTGGATGGTCAGGCGGTCGACGGTTTCGCGCTCGACATCGACGGCGTGCTGCGCGATGCCGTGCCGGTCGAGAAGGCCAGAGGCAAGCAGGTGTTCGAGGACACGATCCGCCGGCGCGTCGATCCGGCCCTGCTCGAAACGGCCGGCGGCAACGTGTTCCGCCTGCGTGTGTATCCGTTGCCGGCCAAGGGCACGCGCCGCGTGGTGGTCTGGATCAGCGAGGCGCTGGAAGGCCGCGACGGCCAGTGGTCGTACCGTTATCCGCTCGCCCAGGCCAACAAGCTGGCTTCGTTCGCGCTCGAGATCGACGTGGCAAACGCGGCGCAGAAGCCGGTGCTGACGCGTGCCGACGGCCTCGACGGTGCGCTGAAACTCGCAGCGGTCGGCACGCGCTACCGCGCCACGGTCCGCCGCAATGATTTCGTCGCGCGCGGCTGGGTCGAACTCGCCGTGCCTGATGGTGGTGCCGACACACCGGCGCCGGCGTTGGTCGAACGTTGGAACGGCGCACGTTACCTGTATGCCGATCTGCCGCTCGCACTGCCGCGCCTTGCACGCAGGCCGGCGTCGCGTGTCGGTCTGGTGTGGGACAGCTCCGCCTCCGCACGACAGCGCGACCACGCGGCCGAGTTCAGCCTGCTCGATGCGTATTTCAGGGAGATGCGCAATGGTGAGGTTGCGCTCGTGCGCGTGCGCGACGTGGTCGAGGATGGTGGCCGCTACACGATCCGCGACGGCGACTGGCAGGCCCTCAAGCGTGCCCTGCAGGAAACCGTCTACGACGGTGCGACCAACCTCGCCGCCTGGAAGATCGACGCCACGCTCGACGAAATCCTCGTGTTCACCGACGGCCACGCCAACTACGGCACCGGCGTGCTGCCGGCCGGCCTCGACCAAGCCAAGGCACGCATCATCCCGGTCAACGCCTCGGCCTCGTCGGATCGTGCCGTGCTGCGCCGGCTCGCGCGGGATGGCGTCGTGGTCGATCTCACGCGCGGCCTCGAGGCGGCAAGCGGCGCGCTGCTGACGACGACGGCGACGATCCTCGCGATCGAGGCGGCCGGCGATGCCGACATCGTCGCCGATGCCGAAGCCTGGTCGCGCGGTCGTCTGCGCCTGCACGGCCGCATTACCGGCGAACCGCCGCGCGAGTTGCGCGTGCGCGTGCGTGAAGCGATCCGCGGGGAGCGCGTGGTGAACATTCCGCTGGCTGCGGCGGTCGAGGCGGAGCCGGGATCGGTACCGTTCGCGGCGCGACTGTGGGCGCGCCAGCGCATCGAACGCCTCGAAGGCGAACGCGGCCTGCATCGCGCCACGATCCGCCGCCTCGGCCTCGAGTTCGGCCTGGTCACACGCGAGACCTCGCTGATCGTGCTCGACACCGTGGCCGACTACGCGCGCCACGGCATCGAGCCGCCGGCGCCGCTGCGCGGCGAATATCTCGCCCTGCGCGAGCGCGAGCAGGTGCGCGAGCGCAAGGACAGGGATGCCCACCTCGACACGATCGCCGCGCAGTATGCCGACAAGCTCGCATGGTGGAATCGCGACTTCCAGAAGACGAAGCCGCCGCTGCAGAAGGTTGCCGGGGAAGCGTATCGCCAGAGTCACGCGGTCCTCGCCGAGGCTGCGCCGATGGCCGCTGGCGCACCGCCACCGCCGCCTTCGCCGCCACCGTCCGCCGCGCCGGCGCGTGACGAGCAACGGCTGGAATCCGTGCAGGTCACGGGCAGCCGCATGCGTCGCGCCGATGTGGCCGCTGCCGCGCCCGGACAACCCGCGCCGGTCGAGGCCACGATCGCGTTGAAGAAATGGACGCCCGACGCGCCGTACATCGCGCGCCTGCGCGAAGCCGATGCCAAGGCGTTGTACGCGACCTATCTGGACGAGCGTGTGGACTGGCAGGACAGCAGCGCCTTCTACCTCGACGTCGCCGACCTGCTGTTCGAGCGCAAGCTCGATGCGCTGGCCCTGCGCGTGCTGTCGAATCTTGCCGAACTCGAGCTCGAGAACCGCCAGGTGCTGCGCATCCTCGGTTATCGCCTGCTGCAGGCGGACCAGGCCGCACTGGCCGTGCCGCTGTTCGAGGAGGTGCGTGAGCTGGCGCCGTTCGAGCCGCAGTCGTTCCGCGACCTTGGCCTGGCCTACGCCGCCGCCGGCACAACGCAGAAGGCCGCCGACGCGCTGTACGAAGTCGCCGCGCGGCCGTGGGATCCGCGTTTCGCCGAAGTCGGCCTGATCGCGCTGACCGAGCTCAACGCGTTGATCGCGACGAAGGCCGGCATCGATACCGCGCGTTACGACGCGCGCCTGCTGCGCAACCTGCCGGTCGACCTGCGCGTGGTGCTGAGCTGGGACGCCGACAACTCCGACATGGACCTCTGGGTCACCGACCCGCACGGCGAGCGCGCCTTCTACGGCCATCGCCTGACCCACCAGGGTGGACGCATGTCGGCCGACCTGACCGCCGGCTACGGTCCCGAGGAGTTCATGCTCAAGCGCGCCATCCCGGGCACCTACAGGGTCGAAGTGAACTACTACGGCAACCGCCAGCAGGTCGTTTCGGGCACGGTCTCGCTGCGCCTCGCCTTCTTCACCGGCTTCGGCCGCCCCGGACAGCAGGAGCAGTCGGTGATCCTGCGTCTGCGCGACCAGCGCGAAACGGTGCTGGTCGGCGAGTTCGAGGTCAAATAG
- the prmC gene encoding peptide chain release factor N(5)-glutamine methyltransferase yields MATIRDLVAAAASSGEIDARHEAELLLGHVLGRPRAWLYAHAQDGVDVDAQRRFESLVEARRGGRPVAYLTGTRGFWTLDLLVTPDVLIPRAETERLVELALERIPVDKDCAVADLGTGSGAIALAIASERPRARIVATDASPAALAVARANAERLGLANVSFAGGDWCAALGAQRFDVIVSNPPYIAAADPHLGQGDLRFEPVSALASGNDGLDAIRSIAAQARAHLEAGGWLLVEHGFEQGEVVRALFSTNAYTEIATARDLEQRERVTLARTPLRPLRMS; encoded by the coding sequence GTGGCGACGATCCGCGATCTCGTCGCCGCGGCTGCATCGTCCGGTGAGATCGATGCCCGCCACGAGGCCGAGCTCCTGCTCGGCCACGTGCTCGGGCGTCCGCGCGCGTGGCTGTATGCACACGCACAGGACGGGGTCGATGTCGACGCGCAGCGTCGTTTCGAAAGTCTCGTGGAGGCGCGCCGTGGTGGTCGGCCCGTCGCCTACCTGACCGGCACGCGCGGCTTCTGGACACTCGATCTGCTCGTCACGCCGGACGTGCTGATCCCGCGCGCCGAAACCGAGCGCCTGGTCGAACTCGCACTCGAACGCATTCCCGTCGACAAGGACTGCGCCGTCGCCGACCTCGGCACCGGCTCCGGCGCGATCGCACTCGCCATCGCCAGCGAACGACCGCGCGCGCGCATCGTCGCCACCGACGCCAGCCCCGCCGCACTGGCCGTCGCGCGCGCCAACGCCGAACGCCTCGGCCTCGCCAACGTCAGCTTTGCCGGCGGCGACTGGTGCGCCGCACTCGGTGCGCAACGCTTCGACGTCATCGTCTCGAACCCACCCTACATCGCCGCCGCCGACCCGCACCTCGGCCAGGGCGACTTGCGCTTCGAACCCGTATCCGCACTCGCCTCCGGCAACGACGGCCTCGACGCCATCCGCAGCATTGCCGCCCAGGCACGCGCCCACCTCGAAGCCGGCGGCTGGCTGCTCGTCGAGCATGGGTTCGAGCAAGGTGAAGTGGTGCGTGCCCTGTTCAGCACAAACGCCTACACCGAGATCGCCACCGCCCGCGACCTCGAACAACGCGAACGCGTCACCCTCGCCCGCACCCCGCTGCGACCCTTGCGGATGTCATGA
- a CDS encoding type II secretion system protein M encodes MIATWWQAQSARDQRILKIGAVVVVGVLLWAFAWHPLGVERDLRSERLDQARRELAFVRASAAEIARLRNAGTQTRADRQGKSLLALADASARSGGLDGVLKRIEPVGPRSVRAGFEFAAFDTIIDWIERLAREHGVQVSDFSADRIDSSGLVNARVTLEDVP; translated from the coding sequence ATGATCGCGACCTGGTGGCAGGCACAGAGCGCACGCGACCAGCGCATCCTCAAGATCGGCGCGGTGGTCGTTGTCGGCGTGCTGTTGTGGGCATTTGCCTGGCATCCACTCGGTGTCGAGCGCGACCTGCGCAGCGAGCGCCTCGACCAGGCGCGCCGCGAGCTCGCCTTCGTGCGCGCCTCGGCGGCCGAAATCGCACGCCTGCGCAACGCAGGCACGCAGACGCGTGCCGACCGCCAGGGGAAGTCGCTGCTCGCCCTGGCCGATGCCAGCGCGCGCAGTGGCGGCCTCGATGGCGTGCTCAAGCGCATCGAGCCGGTCGGCCCACGCAGCGTGCGCGCCGGCTTCGAGTTCGCCGCCTTCGACACGATCATCGATTGGATCGAACGCCTCGCCCGCGAACATGGCGTGCAGGTTTCGGATTTCTCGGCCGACCGCATCGACTCGAGCGGCCTCGTCAACGCCCGCGTAACGCTCGAGGATGTACCTTGA
- a CDS encoding inositol monophosphatase family protein, whose amino-acid sequence MTLARTFLDRALVAAHTAADAAEVGIRAHYRARDFAVETKADATPVTEADREAEAAIKRVLRAAFPGHAYYGEEEGREGDSDFLWLIDPIDGTKSFVRGYPFFSTQIALMHEGELVLGVSAAGEYGERTWATRGGGAFLGTNGRDGRAIRVSGARELGPATAISTGNLKSLACDPRRWNALAGLVARSGRIRGYGDFLHYHLLARGAIDLVIESDLNILDVAPLVVVVREAGGVFTALDGGKVDLSLSSALAGPPGLHGLALEALAA is encoded by the coding sequence ATGACTCTCGCACGCACCTTTCTCGACCGTGCCCTCGTCGCCGCGCACACCGCCGCCGATGCCGCCGAGGTCGGCATCCGCGCGCACTACCGCGCGCGTGACTTTGCCGTCGAGACCAAGGCCGATGCCACGCCGGTGACCGAAGCCGACCGCGAGGCCGAGGCGGCGATCAAGCGCGTGCTGCGCGCGGCGTTTCCCGGCCATGCCTACTACGGCGAGGAGGAAGGCCGCGAAGGCGACAGCGACTTTCTCTGGCTGATCGACCCGATCGACGGCACGAAGTCGTTCGTGCGTGGCTATCCGTTCTTCTCGACCCAGATCGCGCTGATGCACGAAGGCGAACTCGTGCTCGGCGTGTCGGCGGCCGGCGAATACGGCGAACGCACCTGGGCGACGCGTGGCGGTGGCGCTTTCCTCGGCACGAACGGGCGCGACGGGCGCGCGATCCGAGTATCCGGTGCGCGCGAACTCGGTCCGGCGACAGCGATCTCGACCGGCAACCTCAAGTCGCTGGCCTGCGATCCGCGGCGCTGGAACGCACTCGCCGGCCTCGTCGCACGCAGCGGTCGCATCCGCGGCTACGGCGATTTCCTGCACTACCACCTGCTCGCCCGCGGCGCGATCGACCTCGTCATCGAATCCGACCTCAACATCCTCGACGTAGCCCCGCTCGTCGTCGTCGTGCGCGAAGCCGGCGGCGTGTTTACCGCCCTCGATGGCGGCAAGGTCGATCTTTCACTCTCGAGTGCGCTTGCGGGGCCGCCGGGGTTGCATGGTTTGGCGCTCGAGGCGCTCGCCGCGTAG
- a CDS encoding Pycsar system effector family protein, whose translation MADPVKAPLSYSDIPERNTADNVLRTAQQHHVQLSAMADTKANIIITVSSIVLTLSLGRVNDPELRTGVLILAGFTLVALLLAILAVLPKYRPIRLTDETLPPHFNLLFFGHFAELSRERYLIEMNRVLMPGGVPYATWVADIYSLGTYLRRHKYRYLRYSYLFFLAGFVLACLEQGWRLLAH comes from the coding sequence ATGGCCGACCCGGTGAAGGCTCCGCTGAGCTACTCGGACATCCCCGAGCGCAACACGGCCGACAATGTGTTGCGCACGGCCCAGCAGCACCACGTGCAGTTGTCGGCGATGGCCGACACCAAGGCCAACATCATCATCACCGTGTCGTCGATCGTGCTGACTCTGTCGCTCGGTCGCGTCAACGACCCCGAGCTGCGCACCGGCGTGCTGATCCTCGCCGGTTTCACCTTGGTCGCCCTGCTGCTGGCGATCCTCGCCGTGCTGCCGAAGTACCGGCCGATCCGTCTCACGGACGAAACCCTGCCGCCGCATTTCAACCTGCTGTTCTTCGGCCATTTCGCCGAACTCTCGCGCGAGCGCTATCTGATCGAGATGAACCGCGTGCTGATGCCGGGCGGGGTGCCGTATGCGACCTGGGTGGCCGACATCTATTCGCTCGGCACCTATCTGCGCCGCCACAAGTACCGCTACCTTCGCTACAGCTACCTGTTCTTTCTCGCCGGTTTCGTGCTGGCCTGTCTCGAACAGGGTTGGCGTTTGCTCGCCCATTGA
- a CDS encoding type II secretion system protein N produces MKLIKWLFALLVLALVVAVVVAWTMPADVAWRYIAPKAGPISLVGVRGTVWDGHADGISVFGRDLGELDWRIDKAPLLSRRVVADLRIKGADIDGSGVLERTGSGRIEARDVRFRVPAALFAPALDIPSLSLLGAVTGTFSKATFADGRVSDAAGTARWTEAGVSGSAEARFSDILADFASRPDGSIAGTLADDGRGDLAVEGRFSVSPAGFDAEAFLSARNDDVRVSEALRYIGQPQADGSSHLVIRGELFKLF; encoded by the coding sequence ATGAAACTGATCAAGTGGCTGTTTGCCCTGCTCGTGCTGGCCCTGGTGGTTGCTGTCGTGGTCGCGTGGACGATGCCGGCCGACGTGGCTTGGCGCTACATCGCGCCGAAGGCCGGTCCGATCAGCCTGGTCGGCGTGCGCGGCACGGTCTGGGACGGTCACGCCGATGGCATCAGCGTGTTCGGCCGCGATCTCGGCGAACTCGACTGGCGCATCGACAAGGCGCCGCTGCTGAGCCGCCGGGTGGTCGCCGACCTGCGCATCAAGGGTGCCGACATCGACGGTTCCGGCGTGCTCGAACGTACCGGAAGCGGTCGCATCGAGGCGCGTGACGTGCGTTTCCGCGTGCCGGCCGCACTGTTCGCGCCGGCGCTCGACATCCCCTCGCTGAGCCTGCTCGGTGCGGTCACCGGCACCTTCAGCAAGGCCACCTTCGCCGATGGTCGCGTCAGCGATGCCGCGGGCACGGCGCGCTGGACCGAGGCCGGTGTCAGCGGCAGCGCCGAGGCGCGCTTCTCCGACATCCTCGCCGATTTCGCTTCCAGGCCGGATGGCAGCATCGCCGGCACGCTCGCAGACGACGGGCGCGGCGATCTCGCGGTCGAAGGCCGCTTTTCCGTGTCACCCGCCGGATTCGATGCCGAGGCCTTCCTGTCCGCGCGCAACGACGATGTGCGCGTAAGCGAGGCCTTGCGCTACATCGGCCAGCCGCAAGCGGATGGTTCCTCGCACCTGGTCATCCGTGGCGAGCTGTTCAAGCTGTTCTGA
- a CDS encoding glycosyltransferase: MSSKTADPSAKSTWRALLFAFAIAALNYGLWAFLNRPVQIADWTGRVEGFAFSAFQRNQDPTKGLFPSESELAADIRLMARHAKRLRTYSSIESPQIPRIADFYGMEVMSGAWLDRRLQKNDEEIEGLIALSRKHANITRAMVGNESILRGDLSVEQLIAYIDRARAQLDIPVSTAEPFFVWERNPELARHVDFISVHLLPYWEHIPRKDAINFTLGQYKRLKELFPDKPVVIGEIGWPSNGDRKTYAQPSVENEAQFLREWFNVAARERIDYYVMEAIDQPWKESHGGGRAEAYWGVFNAAREPKFSFTGKVVEDPTWKIKAIAACLLALLPMFWFARHFIRFYATGLVFFLGLIQLSASVIVWSISLPLAFYLSPLDWSMLLLLFPAQIAIILVLLINGFEFTEVLWRPRWIRHAGLLEPSPPEAQPFVSIHLACCNEPPEMVILTLDSLAALDYANFEVLVIDNNTKREDVWRPVEEYCAKLGPRFRFFHLDPWPGFKAGALNFGLEQTDPRAEIVAVIDADYVVRKDWLGALTGYFADPKVAVVQCPQAHRDFEHNRFRRMTAWEYDGFFRIGMHHRNERNAIIQHGTMTMVRRHMLVDTGAWSEWTICEDAELGLRLMHQGYELVYVDELMGKGLTPADFTAYKSQRYRWAFGAMQIMKARFGWMTRKDSPLSRGQKFHFLTGWFSWFADALHLVFTMMAIAWTIGMVGWPTLFTLPMELFLIPVIGFFVSKAVFGIVLYRKRVPCGWYDTIMASIASMGLSHAIARGIFLGLWKKKGEFVRTAKSRRLSGKPSAFSSVREELLMAVALAGCIIGMIHSTGIQYTEGKLWVGILAAQAIPYVSALIGAWVAHRSGDSVG; this comes from the coding sequence TTGAGCAGCAAGACCGCCGATCCCTCCGCGAAATCGACCTGGCGTGCGCTGCTGTTCGCGTTTGCGATCGCCGCACTCAACTACGGTCTGTGGGCCTTCCTCAACCGGCCCGTGCAGATCGCCGACTGGACCGGCCGCGTCGAGGGCTTCGCGTTCAGCGCGTTCCAGCGCAACCAGGATCCGACCAAGGGCCTGTTCCCGAGCGAGAGCGAACTCGCCGCGGACATCCGCTTGATGGCCAGGCATGCCAAGCGCCTGCGCACCTACTCGTCGATCGAAAGTCCGCAGATCCCGCGCATCGCCGACTTCTACGGCATGGAGGTCATGTCCGGCGCCTGGCTCGACCGCCGCCTGCAGAAGAACGACGAGGAGATCGAGGGCCTGATCGCGCTGTCGCGAAAACACGCCAACATCACCCGCGCGATGGTCGGCAACGAGTCCATCCTGCGCGGCGACCTTTCGGTCGAACAGTTGATCGCCTACATCGACCGCGCGCGCGCGCAGCTCGACATCCCGGTGTCGACCGCCGAGCCATTCTTCGTGTGGGAGCGCAATCCCGAGCTCGCCCGCCACGTCGACTTCATCAGCGTGCACCTGCTGCCGTACTGGGAACACATCCCGCGCAAGGACGCGATCAACTTCACCCTCGGCCAATACAAGCGCTTGAAGGAACTGTTCCCCGACAAGCCGGTCGTGATCGGCGAAATCGGCTGGCCGTCGAACGGCGACCGCAAGACCTATGCGCAGCCGTCAGTCGAGAACGAGGCCCAGTTCCTGCGCGAATGGTTCAACGTCGCCGCGCGCGAGCGCATCGACTACTACGTGATGGAAGCGATCGACCAGCCGTGGAAGGAGTCGCACGGCGGCGGACGCGCCGAGGCCTACTGGGGCGTGTTCAACGCCGCACGCGAACCGAAGTTCTCCTTCACCGGCAAGGTCGTCGAGGATCCGACCTGGAAGATCAAGGCGATCGCCGCCTGCCTGCTCGCGCTGTTGCCGATGTTCTGGTTCGCGCGCCACTTCATCCGCTTCTACGCGACCGGCCTGGTGTTCTTCCTCGGCCTGATCCAGCTCTCGGCCTCGGTCATCGTGTGGTCGATCAGCCTGCCGCTGGCGTTCTATCTCAGCCCACTGGACTGGTCGATGCTGCTGCTGCTGTTTCCGGCACAGATCGCGATCATCCTCGTCCTGCTGATCAACGGCTTCGAATTCACCGAAGTGCTGTGGCGGCCGCGCTGGATCAGACACGCCGGGCTGCTCGAACCGTCGCCGCCCGAAGCGCAGCCGTTCGTGTCAATCCACCTGGCCTGCTGCAACGAGCCGCCGGAGATGGTGATCCTGACCCTCGACTCGCTGGCCGCGCTCGACTACGCGAACTTCGAGGTTCTCGTCATCGACAACAACACCAAGCGCGAGGATGTGTGGCGCCCGGTCGAGGAATACTGCGCGAAACTCGGACCGCGCTTCCGCTTCTTCCACCTCGATCCCTGGCCCGGCTTCAAGGCCGGAGCGCTCAATTTCGGCCTCGAACAGACCGACCCGCGCGCCGAAATCGTCGCCGTGATCGACGCCGACTACGTGGTACGCAAGGACTGGCTCGGCGCACTGACCGGGTATTTCGCCGACCCGAAGGTCGCGGTCGTGCAGTGTCCGCAGGCGCACCGTGACTTCGAGCACAACCGCTTCCGCCGCATGACCGCCTGGGAGTACGACGGCTTCTTCCGCATCGGCATGCACCATCGCAACGAACGCAACGCGATCATCCAGCACGGTACGATGACGATGGTGCGCAGGCACATGCTGGTCGACACCGGTGCGTGGTCGGAATGGACGATCTGCGAGGACGCCGAACTCGGCCTGCGCCTGATGCACCAGGGTTATGAACTCGTCTACGTCGACGAGCTGATGGGCAAGGGTCTCACCCCGGCCGACTTCACTGCCTACAAGTCACAGCGCTATCGCTGGGCCTTCGGCGCGATGCAGATCATGAAGGCGCGCTTCGGCTGGATGACGCGCAAGGACAGCCCGCTCAGCCGCGGCCAGAAGTTCCACTTCCTGACCGGCTGGTTCTCCTGGTTTGCGGACGCGCTGCACCTGGTGTTCACGATGATGGCCATCGCCTGGACGATCGGCATGGTCGGCTGGCCGACCCTGTTCACCCTGCCGATGGAGCTGTTCCTGATCCCGGTCATCGGATTCTTCGTCAGCAAGGCCGTGTTCGGCATCGTGCTGTACCGCAAGCGCGTGCCTTGCGGCTGGTACGACACGATCATGGCCTCGATCGCCAGCATGGGGCTGTCGCACGCCATCGCGCGCGGCATCTTCCTCGGCCTCTGGAAGAAGAAGGGCGAGTTCGTGCGCACGGCCAAGAGCCGGCGTCTGAGCGGCAAGCCGAGCGCGTTCTCGTCGGTGCGCGAGGAACTGCTGATGGCGGTCGCGCTGGCCGGCTGCATCATCGGCATGATCCACTCGACTGGCATCCAGTACACCGAAGGCAAGCTCTGGGTCGGCATCCTCGCCGCCCAGGCGATTCCCTACGTTTCGGCCCTGATCGGCGCCTGGGTGGCGCACCGATCGGGCGATTCGGTGGGGTGA
- the gspL gene encoding type II secretion system protein GspL, giving the protein MSERLLIRLASDGRLTWRRLAVDARASHASAQGKPPAAVLAAAEEVIVLVPAEDVLLTQAKIGARNRTQLLQAVPYAVEENLLGNVEDLHFAAVPMADGDTGIAVVARARLREWIERLAADGIRADVMLPESLALAPASLLVEDGRVIARLAPWTAFACPLGDATNWLARVRDAGFDTPLDVHVVGEDTAPVPIQAVDLRTQVGVGDALAFFARQLGAPTLNLLHGEFAGRQRQARGQRWWWRAAALAAAVVVMAFAHRIVEVVQLGRSLDRIEAASAASLAETFPDLGAAERARPPELVMRARLEGLRGGDASSGLLRLLGRIAPILGATTRVQLRGLEFRNEMLEINLRAPDVQTLDSIREQVAATPGLGAELTATNPIDNATDGRLRIRAVAP; this is encoded by the coding sequence ATGTCCGAACGCCTCCTCATCCGCCTCGCCAGTGACGGCCGCCTGACCTGGCGACGCCTGGCGGTGGACGCGCGGGCGTCGCATGCGAGCGCGCAGGGCAAGCCGCCTGCAGCCGTGCTCGCCGCAGCCGAGGAGGTCATCGTGCTGGTGCCGGCCGAGGATGTGCTGCTGACCCAGGCGAAGATCGGCGCACGCAATCGCACGCAGCTGCTGCAGGCCGTGCCGTACGCGGTCGAGGAAAACCTGCTCGGCAATGTCGAGGACCTGCATTTCGCCGCCGTGCCGATGGCCGATGGCGATACCGGCATCGCCGTGGTTGCGCGCGCCCGCCTGCGCGAATGGATCGAGCGTCTCGCAGCCGACGGCATCCGCGCCGATGTCATGCTGCCGGAATCGCTGGCCCTGGCGCCGGCCAGCCTGCTCGTCGAGGACGGTCGCGTGATCGCGCGGCTGGCGCCATGGACCGCATTCGCCTGCCCGTTGGGGGACGCGACCAATTGGCTTGCACGGGTGCGCGACGCCGGCTTCGACACGCCGCTAGACGTGCATGTCGTCGGCGAGGACACGGCACCGGTACCGATCCAGGCGGTCGACCTGCGCACCCAGGTCGGTGTCGGCGATGCGCTCGCCTTCTTCGCCCGCCAACTCGGCGCACCGACGCTCAACCTGCTGCATGGCGAGTTCGCCGGTCGCCAGCGCCAGGCGCGCGGCCAGCGCTGGTGGTGGCGCGCGGCGGCTCTCGCCGCCGCCGTGGTCGTCATGGCCTTCGCGCATCGCATCGTCGAGGTCGTGCAGCTCGGTCGCAGCCTCGATCGCATCGAGGCGGCCAGCGCGGCCAGCCTTGCCGAAACCTTTCCCGACCTCGGCGCGGCCGAACGCGCGCGTCCGCCGGAACTGGTCATGCGCGCGCGCCTCGAAGGCCTGCGCGGTGGCGATGCCTCGAGTGGCCTGTTGCGCCTGCTCGGTCGCATCGCGCCGATCCTCGGCGCGACCACGCGCGTGCAGTTGCGCGGCCTCGAGTTCCGCAACGAGATGCTCGAGATCAACCTGCGCGCACCTGATGTACAGACACTCGACAGCATCCGCGAGCAGGTTGCCGCCACGCCCGGCCTCGGCGCCGAACTGACCGCGACCAACCCGATCGACAACGCGACCGATGGTCGCCTGCGCATCCGTGCGGTGGCGCCATGA